The Actinocorallia herbida DNA window CGCTGATGGACAGATGGTCGGCGATGGCGCGGTTCGACAGGCCCTTCGCGACGAGGACGAGGACCTCGCGTTCCCGGGTGCTGAGCGACGCCAGGCCGTGGGTGGGGGCGACGAGCCGTTGGGTGAGCTGCCGAGCGACGGCCGGGTCCAGGAAGACCTCGTCGCGTTGGGAGGCTCTGATCGCCTCCTCGAGTTCGTCCGGGGAAGCGTCCTTGAGCACGTATCCGCTCGCGCCGAGGGCCAGGGCGGCCTGGACGCGCTCGATCTCGGAGTAGCTGGTGAGGATGATGGTCCGCACGCCCGGGTACCGCTCCGCGATCGCGGCGGTGGTCTGGATCCCGTCCATCTTGGGCATCTGCAGGTCCAGAAGGACCACTTCGGGAAGCCGGGCGCGCACGTGCAGCTCGGCGAGCCGCTCCATCGCCTGCCTCCCGTCGGCGGCCTCGCCGACGAGCCTGATGTCGTCGGCGAACTCCAGGAAGCTCGCGATCCCGCGGCGCACCACCGTGTGGTCGTCGACGACGAAGACCGTGATGTCCCTGGACTGCTCGTTCACGCGGTTCCCTCCTGCGGGTCCGGGACGCCACCGTGCTGGATCCGGAGTTCCGCCCTGACTCGGGTTCCCTTGTGCTCCCGCTCTGGCGCGATCGTGACGGAGCCTCCCCATCTGCCCGCCCGGTCGCGCATGGAGATGAGGCCGAAGCCGCTCGGCCCGGCGGAGTCGGCCGCCGCTCCGTGCCCGTCGTCCACGACATCGATCCACACGACGCCGGCGCTCCGGTCGAAGCCGACGTCGACGCCCACTTCTGATGGCGCGGCGTGCTTGACCGCGTTGTGCAGTGCCTCGCTGACGATCTGGTAGACGTCCTCGACGAACGCCGGCGTGCTCATCGTCTCGACGAGAGGATCCACGGCCAGGTCGACACTGACGTCGTGGCGGCGCTCGATGCCCTTGACCAGGGTGTGGAGGGCCGTGCTGAGTCCCAGTTCGGCCGGCACCGATGGCTGAAGGGCGAGCACGACGCCGCGCAGGTCGCGTTGGACGGCGTCGACCAGGCCGGTCACTTCCGCGGCGGCTGCCCGCACCCGTTCGGCGAGCGGATCGGAGAGCCGCTTCCCCATGCCCGAGAGGGCCTTGGCCTGCATCCCGATGGAGAACACGTGCTGGACCACGGAGTCGTGCAGTTCCCGGCCGAGCCGTTTGCGCTCCTCTCGGCGGACCGATACGCGCTCCTGGTCGATGAGCGTCGCGTAGTCGACCGCCAGCGCGGCCTGCTCGGCCATCGCTTCGAGGAACTCCAGGATGGCGGGGTTCGCCGGGCAGCCGCGCGCCAGGTAGACGTTGAGGGCTCCCAGCGGCTTGTCCCGTGAGATCAGAGGCGTGCTGACGAAGTCCTCCCATGCGAGCTGGGAGACGTAGTCGTGCATCGGCTCCCAGCGCGGATCGGCCAGCATCTCGGCCTTGCGCCCGGGAAGGACGCACTGCCGCCGCTCGCCCATGCTGCGGAGAGTGGCCAGGTCGGCCCCGCGGTCCCGTGAGGCCATGAGCAGTTCGAAGAACGGCTCCACCTGGGCGAACCCGGCGGATCCCATGAGCTGCAGCCGGTCGCCTCCGGGGGCGAACGTCATGATCTGGGTGCCCGCCACGCCCGGGGACACCTGGACCTCCGCGGCCATCGCGCCGAGGACCTCTTCCAGAGAGCCGTTCGAGGCCATGCCGGCGGCGGTCCTCGCCAGCGCGGCGACCCTCCGGTGCTGGGTCTGCTGCTCGGTGACGTCCCGGAAGACGACCAGTGTTCCTTCACCGCCCAGGCGCACCCGCGCGCCCTCCTGGTAGCCGAGCCAACGCTCGTCCTGAGGCCCGGCGGACCAGGCGCACACGCTCTCACCGGTCTCCGAGGGCATTTCGTTCTCCGCGGAGCGCCGGATGAGGCGGAACGGGGCGATGGCTCCGGCCAGGTCCCCTGCCGCCCGGCCCATGATGGCCGCGCCCGCCGGGTTGATCCACTGGATCCTCCCGGAGGAGTCCACGAGCGCGATCCCGGCGGGCAGCCCGCCGAGCGCGATCTCCCAGAGGCGCGACGGCACGGCCTCGCCGGGGTCCTCGGGCTCATACGTCAATTGTCGCCACCTCGCACTCCGTGATCCGCGTGCCTGTCACGTCATCCGCCCGATGCCCGGGACGGGGGGTCGTCCCTACCGTCGGACCGGGCGGCACTCGCAGGGTGCCTCCGCGGTGGACGGCACCTCGATGAACAGCGGCCGCACCACCGTGCCCGACCAATCTACCTGCAGAAAGGCCGCTCTCATGGGCACCATGATGATCAACCCGGCGCCACCGGCCACCGCGCACCTGCTCGATGGCAGGGGCACCGCCCTCATGATCCGGGAGGAGCTCAAGGAACGGGTGGCGGCGCTGGCCGGCCGGGGATCGCGTCCCGGCCTCGGCACCGTGCTGGTGGGCGACGATCCGGGCAGCGTCTCCTACGTCGCCGGAAAGCACCGGGACTGCGAACAGATCGGCATCCGGTCCCTTCGGGTCGACCTGCCCGGGTCCGCCTCGCAGGGCGACGTCCTCTCGGCGATCTCCCGGCTCAACGCCGACCCGGCCTGTACCGGGCTCATCGTCCAGCTGCCCCTTCCCGCGGGCATCGACCGCGGGCAGGTGCTGGAGAGCGTCGACCCCGAGAAGGACGCCGACGGCCTGCATCCGACGAACCTGGGCCGCCTCGTCATCGACGCGCCCGGACCGCTGCCCTGCACCCCCCGGGGCATCGTCGAACTGCTCCGCCGGTACTGCGTTCCGCTGACCGGAGCCGACATCGTCATCGTCGGTTGCGGCGTGACGGTGGGCCGGCCGCTCGCGCTGCTGCTCACCCGGCACACCGAGAGCGCGACGGTGACGATGTGCCATGCGGAGACACGCGACATGTCCGCCCACATCAGGCGGGCGGACATCGTCATCGCGGCGGCCGGCGCCGCCGCGCTGGTCCGCGCCGATGATGTGCGGCCCGGCGCGATCGTCCTCGACGTCGGCATCACCCGGACCGAGGCCGGCATCGTCGGCGATGTGGCCCCGGACGTGGCGGGCACTGCGCGGATGCTCGCGCCGATGCCCGGGGGAGTCGGCCCCATGACCCGGGCGATGCTCATGACCAACGTCGTCGAGGCCGCGGAGAGGTCGCTCGCCGAGCGCTGACCTTGCACACCACGACGGGATCCGGTGCCCGTCCGAGGACGGGCACCGGATCGGTGCTTCTGGCCGCTCCCGTGCGCAGGGGTGCCGGAGCGGCCCAGGACGCCGAGGAACGGTCAGTCCGGGAAGACCACGGTCGTGCGGCCGTTGAGGAGCACCCGGCTGTCCAGGTGGTAGCGCACGGCCCTGGCCAGCACCCGCCGTTCGATGTCCCGGCCTTTGCGGACCAGCGCGTCCGGCGTGTCCCGATGGGTCACCGGCTCGACGTCCTGGGCAATGATCGGGCCCTCGTCCAGATCACCGGTCACGTAGTGCGCGGTGGCGCCGATCAGCTTCACGCCCCGCTCGTAGGCCTGGTGGTAGGGCTTGGCGCCCTTGAACCCCGGCAGGAACGAGTGGTGGATGTTGATGCACCGGCCTTCCAGCGCGGCCGACAGGCCGTCCGACAGGATCTGCATGTAGCGGGCGAGGACGACGAGGTCCACCTGGTACTCGTCGACGAGCGCGAGCAGTTTGGCCTCCTGCTCGGGCTTGGTCTCCCTGGTGACCGGCAGGTGGTGGAAGGGGATGTCGCCGAGGTCGACGTTCCGGTAGACCTCGCGCGGGTGGTTGGACACCAGGCCCGCGACGTCCATGTCCAGCTCGCCGATCCGCCACCGGTAGAGCAGGTCGGCGAGGCAGTGGTCGAGCTTCGAGGCCATGATGAGGACCCGCATCCGCTGGTTCGCCCGGCGCACCGACCACGCGGCGTCCAGCGGGGTGAGGCTCGCCGAGACGTTCTCCGCCACGACGGTCTCGGTCACTCCGACCGGCACCTCGAACGCGATGCGGCAGAAGAACCGGCCAGAGAGCGAGTCGTTGAAGTGACTGGCCTCCTGGATGTTGCCGCCGATCCGGACGAGGCCGGTGGTGACCCGGCTGACGATCCCGGGCGTGTCCGCACAGGAGAACTTGAGAATGAAGGTGCTGGGCACGGTCTGGTCTCCCGTCATGCCTGGTGCAGGTCCGCGCGACGCCGGTCGGGCTTGTAGGGGGCGGGGGCGACGGTCGCCCTGATCTCCTTCTGCGGTCCGCCGGGCGCGCCCCAGTGCACCGTCACCTCGGTGCCCGGTTCGCTGTGCGCGACGTCGATCGGGCACAGGGACAGCATCTGCCGGTAGTAGTAGCTGTAGCCGCGAGAGGTCGCGACCCCGACGACGGTGCCGCCTACGGTCACCTTGTCCGCCCACATGAAGCCGCGCTGGTCGCGGGGCATGTCCATGAACGGGTAGTGCTCCCCCTGGGCGAACAGCGAGGCGAAGACGTCCACGACGTCGTCGCCGTTCCACACCAGCGTCCGCATGACGCGGCGGGGAGCGGCCTTCTCGGCCTCCAGCGCCGCGCGGCCGAGGAAGTCGTGGTCGAAGTTGATGTTGCGGGCCCAGCCCAGCTCGACGGGACTGCGGTAGTACTCGCTGATCTCGGCCCCGTCGTAGGAGCCGGCGATGTAGGCGGGCTGCGCGAACGCCGGCATCGAGGCGGTGAAGACCTTCCGGTATCCCGCCATGTCCTCGTCGAAGATCGCCGGGATGTAGTCGGTGGCGATGGTCGGGAAGCACGCCTCCAGATGGTTGATCATCGTGGTGCGGGCGCCCAGCTTGCGGATCCCGAACTCCTGCCCGGCCTCGACGATCGCGTCGTAGACCTCCTGCTTGGCGGCCATCGGCCCCTGCAGTTCGAAGCCGATCTCGCCGGCCATGCCCTGGCGCAGCGCCCAGACCTCGTATCCGGCGATGTTCACGGTGTTCACCCACATGAACCTGGTGTCGCGCAGGTGGGACTGGCCCGAGACCCGCTCCAGCACCTGGACCGCGCCGGGACCGGAGACCTGGAGGATGAACCAGTCGTCCCGCTCGACCTTGGCGTCGTAGTCGGTCTGCTTCAGGTAGTGGTCGACCCAGAAGCCGCCGCGGCCGTGCAGCATGAACTCCTCGTCGCCGAAACGCGTCAGGATCCCCTCGTGGATGACCTTGCCGTCCTTGTTCGTGTGGATGGCGTGCTTCGACTGGCCGATCTGGAAGTTCGCGAAGCTGTTGACCGTGATGTCGCCGAGCATGGTGAGCGCGTCCGGGCCCGTGATCCGGTGCTGCCACAGGAACGACCAGTCCCCGATGTAACAGGTGTTCTTCCACGAAAGGCTCTCATCCAGCCAGTCGGTGTACTCGGGCTGGCCGAACCGGCTCCAGGCGTATCCCTC harbors:
- a CDS encoding response regulator; this translates as MNEQSRDITVFVVDDHTVVRRGIASFLEFADDIRLVGEAADGRQAMERLAELHVRARLPEVVLLDLQMPKMDGIQTTAAIAERYPGVRTIILTSYSEIERVQAALALGASGYVLKDASPDELEEAIRASQRDEVFLDPAVARQLTQRLVAPTHGLASLSTREREVLVLVAKGLSNRAIADHLSISERTARTHVSNVLSKLNLDSRTQAALVAIREGLVKP
- a CDS encoding histidine kinase; the encoded protein is MTYEPEDPGEAVPSRLWEIALGGLPAGIALVDSSGRIQWINPAGAAIMGRAAGDLAGAIAPFRLIRRSAENEMPSETGESVCAWSAGPQDERWLGYQEGARVRLGGEGTLVVFRDVTEQQTQHRRVAALARTAAGMASNGSLEEVLGAMAAEVQVSPGVAGTQIMTFAPGGDRLQLMGSAGFAQVEPFFELLMASRDRGADLATLRSMGERRQCVLPGRKAEMLADPRWEPMHDYVSQLAWEDFVSTPLISRDKPLGALNVYLARGCPANPAILEFLEAMAEQAALAVDYATLIDQERVSVRREERKRLGRELHDSVVQHVFSIGMQAKALSGMGKRLSDPLAERVRAAAAEVTGLVDAVQRDLRGVVLALQPSVPAELGLSTALHTLVKGIERRHDVSVDLAVDPLVETMSTPAFVEDVYQIVSEALHNAVKHAAPSEVGVDVGFDRSAGVVWIDVVDDGHGAAADSAGPSGFGLISMRDRAGRWGGSVTIAPEREHKGTRVRAELRIQHGGVPDPQEGTA
- a CDS encoding bifunctional methylenetetrahydrofolate dehydrogenase/methenyltetrahydrofolate cyclohydrolase, whose product is MINPAPPATAHLLDGRGTALMIREELKERVAALAGRGSRPGLGTVLVGDDPGSVSYVAGKHRDCEQIGIRSLRVDLPGSASQGDVLSAISRLNADPACTGLIVQLPLPAGIDRGQVLESVDPEKDADGLHPTNLGRLVIDAPGPLPCTPRGIVELLRRYCVPLTGADIVIVGCGVTVGRPLALLLTRHTESATVTMCHAETRDMSAHIRRADIVIAAAGAAALVRADDVRPGAIVLDVGITRTEAGIVGDVAPDVAGTARMLAPMPGGVGPMTRAMLMTNVVEAAERSLAER
- the purU gene encoding formyltetrahydrofolate deformylase, which encodes MTGDQTVPSTFILKFSCADTPGIVSRVTTGLVRIGGNIQEASHFNDSLSGRFFCRIAFEVPVGVTETVVAENVSASLTPLDAAWSVRRANQRMRVLIMASKLDHCLADLLYRWRIGELDMDVAGLVSNHPREVYRNVDLGDIPFHHLPVTRETKPEQEAKLLALVDEYQVDLVVLARYMQILSDGLSAALEGRCINIHHSFLPGFKGAKPYHQAYERGVKLIGATAHYVTGDLDEGPIIAQDVEPVTHRDTPDALVRKGRDIERRVLARAVRYHLDSRVLLNGRTTVVFPD
- a CDS encoding aminomethyltransferase family protein is translated as MRTAPEGYAWSRFGQPEYTDWLDESLSWKNTCYIGDWSFLWQHRITGPDALTMLGDITVNSFANFQIGQSKHAIHTNKDGKVIHEGILTRFGDEEFMLHGRGGFWVDHYLKQTDYDAKVERDDWFILQVSGPGAVQVLERVSGQSHLRDTRFMWVNTVNIAGYEVWALRQGMAGEIGFELQGPMAAKQEVYDAIVEAGQEFGIRKLGARTTMINHLEACFPTIATDYIPAIFDEDMAGYRKVFTASMPAFAQPAYIAGSYDGAEISEYYRSPVELGWARNINFDHDFLGRAALEAEKAAPRRVMRTLVWNGDDVVDVFASLFAQGEHYPFMDMPRDQRGFMWADKVTVGGTVVGVATSRGYSYYYRQMLSLCPIDVAHSEPGTEVTVHWGAPGGPQKEIRATVAPAPYKPDRRRADLHQA